Proteins encoded in a region of the Esox lucius isolate fEsoLuc1 chromosome 9, fEsoLuc1.pri, whole genome shotgun sequence genome:
- the LOC105012243 gene encoding stromal membrane-associated protein 1 yields MTTRSEREKALKLNEQHQAILSKMLREEDNKYCADCEAKGPRWASWNLGVFICIRCAGIHRNLGVHISRVKSVNLDQWTAEQIQSIVDMGNTKARQIYEANLPDTYRRPQTDQAVEFFIRDKYEKKKYYSKNVTNGASPKDKETKREKESDKGSKISYNAKSEETRQVPKASPVKIPDPPVNLLGLDAPTLAPANNVSAAVATSNDLDIFGPMVSNPLPSFTAAAQFSQVSPSATANPPTQAPAVTPSPGSAAGDMDLFSEGGSAGGCKGEDAGAKKPLSKDSILSLYGSASMSQMPQHQQAPAAGMYMNPGPMQFPVGMAQQQVPAGYQAFPGMGAAVPPTTVMGAMMGHNTGMMVGMTMPNGFMGQAPAAGVMGMAPRMMGQQGGMPAGMVPAQGVYALHPGQQGQWNMGQMNQQMSGMSLNGAGGTMAFGQHASTMGGWATTPSGQTLSTQLWK; encoded by the exons ATGACAACTCgatcagagagagaaaaggcccTGAAACTCAACGAGCAGCATCAGGCCATTCTGTCCAAAATGCTGAGAGAAGAAGACAACAAATATTGCGCCGACTGTGAAGCGAAAG GTCCAAGATGGGCATCCTGGAATTTGGGAGTTTTTATATGTATCCGGTGTGCTGGCATCCACAGGAACCTTGGAGTGCACATATCACGTGTCAAGTCAGTCAACTTGGACCAATGGACGGCAGAACAAATACAG AGCATAGTAGACATGGGCAACACCAAGGCCAGACAGATTTATGAGGCCAACCTTCCAGACACCTACAGAAGGCCCCAGACAGACCA AGCAGTGGAGTTCTTCATCAGGGACAAGTATGAGAAGAAGAAATATTACAGCAAGAACGTGACCAATGGAGCCAGT CCAAAAGATAAAGAGACCAAGAGGGAGAAGGAGTCTGACAAAGGCAGCAAGATATCATACAATGCCAAG AGTGAGGAGACCCGACAAGTCCCCAAAGCCAGTCCTGTGAAGATCCCAGATCCTCCCGTCAACTTGCTGGGGCTTG ATGCCCCAACACTTGCCCCAGCTAACAATGTCAGTGCTGCAGTCGCAACGAGCAACGACCTGGATATCTTCGGCCCCATGGTGTCCAACCCCCTCCCCTCATTTactgctgcagctcagttttcTCAG GTCAGCCCCAGTGCCACCGCCAACCCCCCGACACAAGCCCCGGCGGTGACCCCGTCCCCAGGCTCTGCTGCGGGTGACATGGACCTGTTCAGTGAGGGCGGCAGTGCCGGGGGGTGCAAGGGTGAGGACGCGGGGGCCAAGAAGCCCCTCTCCAAGGACTCCATCCTGTCCCTGTACGGGAGCGCCAGTATGTCCCAGATGCCCCAGCACCAGCAGGCCCCCGCCG ccGGTATGTACATGAACCCGGGCCCGATGCAGTTTCCCGTGGGCATGGCCCAGCAGCAGGTCCCCGCCGGCTACCAGGCCTTCCCCGGCATGGGCGCGGCCGTGCCGCCCACCACTGTCATGGGCGCCATGATGGGGCACAACACGGGCATGATGGTTGGCATGACGATGCCTAATGGTTTCATGGGGCAAGCGCCCGCGGCAGGAGTGATGGGTATGGCCCCGAGGATGATGGGACAACAGGGGGGCATGCCAGCCGGCATGGTGCCTGCCCAGGGGGTGTACGCCCTCCACCCGGGTCAGCAGGGCCAGTGGAACATGGGACAG ATGAACCAGCAGATGTCAGGGATGAGTCTGAACGGTGCCGGGGGGACCATGGCCTTCGGTCAACACGCCTCCACCATGGGTGGATGGGCCACCACTCCTTCAGGCCAGACCCTCAGCACACAGCTCTGGAAGTGA